One part of the Bacillus sp. FJAT-45350 genome encodes these proteins:
- the obgE gene encoding GTPase ObgE yields MFVDKVKVYVKGGDGGNGMVAYRREKYVPNGGPAGGDGGKGADVVFQVDEGLRTLMDFRYQRHFKATRGENGRPKNQHGKNADSMIVRVPPGTTVIDDDTKEVIADLTRHGQKAVIANGGRGGRGNTRFATPVNPAPEIAENGEPGKERYVSLELKVLADVGLVGFPSVGKSTLLSVVSAAKPKIADYHFTTITPNLGVVETEDNRSFVMADLPGLIEGAHQGVGLGHQFLRHIERTKVIVHVIDMSGLEGRDPYEDYTKINEELREYNLRLLERPQIIVANKMDMPDSEEHLKQFKEQLEDGVPVFPISAITKQGLRDLLLAVVDKVEETPEFTMFEEEKSDARVVYRHEAKEAPFKITRDDDGAFVISGAEIEKLFKMTDISRDESIRRFSRQMRGMGIDDALRERGAKDGDIVRLMKFEFEFVE; encoded by the coding sequence ATGTTTGTAGATAAGGTTAAGGTTTATGTTAAAGGTGGAGATGGTGGTAACGGAATGGTTGCGTACCGTCGTGAAAAATATGTACCAAACGGTGGTCCTGCTGGTGGAGACGGAGGTAAAGGAGCAGATGTTGTCTTTCAAGTAGATGAAGGTCTACGTACCCTTATGGATTTCCGTTATCAGCGCCATTTTAAGGCCACTCGTGGTGAGAATGGTCGTCCAAAGAACCAACATGGGAAAAATGCTGATAGTATGATTGTTCGAGTACCACCTGGCACAACAGTAATAGATGATGATACTAAAGAGGTTATCGCTGACTTAACAAGACACGGACAAAAGGCTGTTATTGCTAATGGTGGCCGTGGTGGTCGTGGGAATACAAGATTTGCGACACCAGTAAATCCAGCACCGGAAATTGCAGAAAACGGTGAACCTGGAAAGGAACGGTATGTTTCTTTAGAGCTAAAGGTTCTTGCTGATGTTGGTCTTGTTGGCTTCCCAAGTGTCGGAAAATCAACATTACTATCTGTTGTATCTGCAGCTAAACCAAAAATTGCTGACTATCATTTTACAACGATTACACCTAATCTTGGAGTTGTAGAGACAGAAGATAATCGTAGCTTTGTCATGGCAGATTTACCTGGTTTAATTGAAGGAGCTCACCAAGGAGTTGGGCTAGGACATCAGTTCTTGCGTCATATCGAAAGAACTAAGGTAATAGTTCACGTAATCGATATGTCAGGGTTAGAAGGTAGAGATCCTTATGAGGATTATACTAAAATTAATGAAGAGCTTAGAGAGTATAATTTACGCTTATTAGAACGTCCGCAAATTATAGTGGCGAATAAAATGGATATGCCAGATTCAGAAGAACATTTAAAACAATTTAAAGAACAACTTGAAGATGGTGTACCGGTCTTCCCTATCTCTGCAATTACTAAACAAGGTCTTCGTGACTTATTGCTTGCAGTAGTAGACAAAGTTGAGGAAACTCCAGAATTTACAATGTTTGAAGAAGAGAAGTCTGATGCTCGTGTAGTTTATCGCCATGAGGCAAAAGAAGCGCCATTTAAAATTACTCGAGATGATGATGGAGCATTTGTTATCTCCGGTGCAGAAATTGAGAAGTTATTCAAGATGACAGATATCTCAAGAGATGAGTCAATTCGTCGCTTCTCTAGACAAATGCGTGGAATGGGAATTGATGATGCACTTCGCGAACGTGGAGCAAAAGACGGCGATATCGTTCGTCTAATGAAATTTGAATTCGAGTTCGTTGAATAG
- a CDS encoding sporulation initiation phosphotransferase B has translation MKKRWDVIELLRHSRHDWLNVVQLIKGNIALNRLDRVEDVINTVIQQARNETKLSNLGIPLLTEEFLTFNWENHLYKIEFEVLGEAADLSKNDNELLLWCQTFFNLLDETLEQGVDNHLLVTFQLIDTHQLIFDFQGQLSNPARIEEWLKEMNTNKESFTISDCTLNDQEILIVLTLS, from the coding sequence ATGAAAAAGCGCTGGGATGTTATTGAATTATTACGCCATTCACGACACGATTGGTTAAATGTCGTCCAACTAATTAAAGGAAATATTGCTTTAAATCGTCTAGATCGAGTTGAGGACGTTATAAATACAGTAATTCAGCAAGCTAGGAACGAAACAAAGTTATCTAACTTGGGTATTCCTCTTTTAACTGAGGAATTTTTAACTTTTAATTGGGAAAACCATTTGTATAAAATCGAATTTGAAGTTCTTGGTGAAGCAGCTGATTTATCTAAGAATGATAACGAATTACTCTTGTGGTGTCAGACATTTTTTAATTTATTAGATGAAACGCTTGAACAAGGTGTAGATAATCATCTTTTAGTTACATTTCAACTAATAGATACCCATCAATTGATTTTTGACTTTCAAGGTCAATTATCAAATCCTGCTCGTATAGAAGAATGGCTAAAAGAAATGAACACAAATAAAGAGAGTTTTACAATTAGTGATTGTACATTGAATGATCAGGAGATACTCATTGTATTAACGCTATCGTAA
- a CDS encoding methyl-accepting chemotaxis protein yields the protein MSHIHTNRLREGYPFVDEVGIIAANTNDGLLQIYPRNTGEMLIDASCPIYVGEKGKRFNLRLGRIVHKKFTGPMIASLSLLPSVVIGVTGFVFNVPFTSLLTMIIVSLITAGAIGLYLYLYIMRGLQSWYSVTRSISAGDLTAEIANRSRTEFHQIGFEINKVVLGLKNIINELNRSAHSVDKVSGDQEMEAKRLSAAFNEFGETMQSFQSGTENQLSSLQSAHAMVQNMMNGVRGMQLEIKQTLDMSEDASVAAIEGEKAVFSSEEQMNQIQQTVSQSARKIMRVAEEAENVINKVSSITQIAEQTNLLALNASIEAARAGEAGKGFAIVASEVRKLAEDTNTFASDILSTLHHTRTELGEAVNQVEASVSTIGDGVKVVKLAGDSIRKLNEASEHTKHAVMSNHEYSDSLIQDGERLEQIIEEINKIAEQFTDQVVQTVASMDQQVDGINTLADDASKLSEEAQTLNRIVNRFKLG from the coding sequence ATGAGTCATATTCATACAAATAGGCTAAGAGAAGGATATCCTTTTGTAGATGAAGTTGGAATAATTGCAGCGAATACTAACGATGGCCTACTGCAGATTTACCCTAGAAATACAGGGGAAATGTTAATTGATGCATCATGTCCCATTTATGTAGGTGAAAAAGGTAAACGCTTTAATTTACGATTAGGGCGTATAGTACATAAGAAATTCACAGGTCCGATGATAGCGAGCTTATCATTACTTCCAAGCGTTGTTATTGGAGTGACAGGTTTTGTTTTTAATGTTCCATTTACATCATTACTTACAATGATTATTGTTTCGTTAATTACAGCTGGAGCTATCGGTTTATATTTGTATTTATACATTATGAGAGGACTGCAAAGCTGGTATTCCGTTACAAGGAGCATTTCAGCAGGGGATTTGACTGCGGAAATAGCTAATCGTTCAAGAACAGAGTTTCATCAAATTGGATTTGAAATAAATAAAGTAGTGCTTGGTTTAAAGAATATTATTAATGAGTTAAATAGGTCAGCGCATTCTGTTGATAAGGTAAGTGGTGACCAAGAAATGGAAGCTAAGAGACTTTCTGCAGCTTTTAATGAATTTGGAGAAACGATGCAGTCATTCCAAAGTGGAACAGAAAATCAATTATCATCACTGCAATCAGCTCATGCCATGGTTCAAAATATGATGAATGGTGTAAGAGGGATGCAATTAGAGATTAAGCAAACGCTAGATATGTCTGAGGATGCTTCTGTTGCTGCAATTGAAGGAGAAAAGGCTGTTTTTTCCTCTGAAGAACAGATGAATCAAATACAACAAACTGTCTCTCAATCTGCCAGAAAGATTATGCGAGTTGCAGAAGAAGCTGAAAATGTAATAAATAAAGTTTCATCAATTACTCAAATTGCTGAACAAACAAATTTATTAGCCTTGAATGCATCGATTGAGGCAGCTAGAGCGGGAGAGGCTGGAAAAGGCTTTGCAATAGTAGCCTCTGAGGTACGTAAATTAGCGGAAGACACGAATACGTTTGCTTCTGATATCCTTAGTACGTTACATCATACGAGAACGGAACTAGGAGAAGCGGTTAATCAGGTTGAAGCTAGCGTCTCTACAATTGGTGACGGTGTAAAGGTAGTGAAGTTAGCAGGTGACTCAATCCGTAAGCTGAATGAAGCGTCTGAACATACAAAGCATGCAGTTATGAGTAACCATGAGTATTCAGATTCGTTAATTCAAGATGGAGAACGATTAGAGCAGATAATTGAAGAAATTAATAAAATTGCTGAACAATTTACGGATCAGGTTGTCCAAACGGTGGCAAGTATGGATCAACAAGTGGATGGTATCAATACTCTTGCTGACGATGCTTCTAAATTATCAGAGGAAGCACAAACACTTAATCGTATTGTGAATCGATTTAAGCTAGGATAA
- a CDS encoding ABC transporter ATP-binding protein, translating to MAGIQIEKVSKTFENKEEKTTYTVFENIDLNVKTGEFVSLLGPSGCGKSTLLNIIAGLDSASTGTVTAEDKIVKAPGSDRGVVFQEAALMPWMTVLDNVMFALKKKLSKDEAKKRAIEYLKLVHLSKFIDSYPHELSGGMKQRVSIARALAMDPSILLMDEPFGALDEQTRSTLHKEVQFIWETTRKTIVFVTHNIRESILLSDRIILMGTRPGGIIGEFTVDLPRPRKQASPEFVELEEKIMSQLAGEIEKVMKEEMGDDYNSKKAALLYGSNRNMGEHI from the coding sequence ATGGCTGGTATACAAATAGAGAAGGTCAGTAAGACTTTTGAAAATAAAGAAGAAAAAACAACATATACAGTTTTTGAAAACATCGACCTAAATGTGAAAACCGGTGAGTTCGTTTCTCTATTAGGGCCATCTGGTTGTGGAAAATCTACATTACTTAACATTATTGCTGGTTTAGACAGTGCATCTACCGGGACGGTTACAGCAGAAGATAAGATTGTAAAAGCACCTGGTTCAGACCGTGGTGTAGTTTTCCAAGAAGCAGCACTTATGCCATGGATGACAGTACTTGATAATGTTATGTTCGCTTTAAAGAAGAAGCTAAGTAAAGACGAAGCTAAGAAACGTGCAATTGAATATTTAAAACTTGTACATTTAAGTAAATTTATTGATTCTTATCCACACGAATTATCCGGTGGAATGAAACAACGTGTATCGATTGCTCGTGCACTAGCGATGGATCCTAGTATTCTATTAATGGATGAACCTTTTGGAGCACTAGATGAACAAACTCGTTCAACGCTTCATAAGGAAGTTCAATTTATATGGGAAACAACTAGAAAAACGATTGTGTTTGTTACCCATAACATTAGAGAGTCAATTTTACTCTCAGATCGAATTATTTTGATGGGGACTAGACCAGGTGGAATCATTGGTGAATTTACAGTTGATTTGCCTAGACCTAGAAAGCAAGCAAGTCCTGAATTTGTAGAGTTAGAAGAAAAAATTATGTCCCAGTTAGCTGGGGAAATTGAAAAGGTGATGAAGGAGGAAATGGGCGATGACTACAACTCTAAGAAGGCTGCTCTTCTTTACGGGTCTAATCGTAATATGGGAGAGCATATATAG
- a CDS encoding ABC transporter permease, with translation MTTTLRRLLFFTGLIVIWESIYRLNLSLEFRSTTLFPSPFGAINELYKGFFETGILTSALFTSLQRIGIGFALAVIIGTLLGIILARSKFADETLGSLVIALQSVPSIVWLPIALIIFQGGGTAIIFIIVLGGTWAMTMNMRMGIKNVQPILIRAARTMGYSGSELVWKVMIPASIPAALTGARLAWAFGWRALMAGELLGTGGLGRTLMDARDFFNMDLVVAIMIIISITGLIVEYLVFNKIEKKVMARWGYAK, from the coding sequence ATGACTACAACTCTAAGAAGGCTGCTCTTCTTTACGGGTCTAATCGTAATATGGGAGAGCATATATAGACTAAATCTATCATTAGAATTTCGTTCCACAACGCTCTTTCCATCACCTTTTGGTGCCATAAATGAACTCTACAAAGGATTCTTTGAAACTGGGATCCTCACTAGTGCTTTGTTTACTAGCTTGCAGCGAATCGGTATTGGGTTTGCATTAGCCGTTATTATCGGTACATTACTAGGAATTATATTAGCTCGTTCAAAATTTGCCGATGAAACGTTAGGCTCGCTAGTCATTGCCTTACAATCAGTACCAAGTATCGTTTGGCTTCCTATTGCCCTTATTATCTTCCAAGGTGGCGGTACAGCCATTATCTTTATCATCGTTCTAGGTGGAACATGGGCAATGACAATGAACATGAGAATGGGAATAAAAAATGTTCAACCGATTCTTATCCGAGCTGCAAGAACAATGGGATATAGTGGCTCAGAACTTGTCTGGAAAGTAATGATTCCTGCCTCTATCCCTGCTGCACTGACTGGCGCAAGACTTGCATGGGCATTTGGCTGGCGTGCATTAATGGCCGGGGAACTTCTTGGTACAGGAGGTTTAGGTCGAACATTAATGGATGCTAGAGACTTCTTTAATATGGATTTAGTAGTAGCAATTATGATTATTATCTCTATCACTGGTCTTATTGTAGAATACCTTGTCTTTAATAAAATTGAAAAGAAAGTCATGGCTCGTTGGGGTTATGCGAAATAA
- a CDS encoding aliphatic sulfonate ABC transporter substrate-binding protein, with amino-acid sequence MKKFISALTVGLVATVLTACGSGTTSGGGDDVTIGYFPNLDHAAAIVGKEKGFFQDELGETPAEFRNFPNGNDFMDALDTGTIDIGYVGPGPAINSFLAGGDVVVIGAAANGATLIVARDGSGIESLEDFGGKSFCTPGNGCTHNVQLEIMLKELGLESNRVGGTVEHQSRINPASMIGMFEQGQIDAAAAPEPWGTYLVEELGAKVIAEWDDVFLGETLPSVVIVTTNKYLEENPDIVDAVLRGHKSSVNFAHENTDETLETVNDLLYNLTQNRLPEQVLQNAWTRMAVTTETHADALQAWADASYELKFMDKEPNLDGFVDTSRLDAIMGQ; translated from the coding sequence ATGAAAAAATTTATAAGTGCTTTAACAGTTGGCTTAGTTGCTACAGTACTAACAGCTTGTGGTTCTGGGACAACATCTGGAGGAGGAGACGATGTAACGATTGGTTACTTTCCAAACTTAGACCACGCAGCTGCAATCGTTGGAAAAGAAAAAGGATTTTTCCAAGATGAGCTTGGGGAAACACCAGCAGAATTTCGTAACTTTCCAAATGGAAATGATTTCATGGACGCTTTAGACACAGGAACAATTGATATTGGATATGTTGGACCAGGACCAGCAATTAACTCGTTCTTAGCAGGTGGAGATGTTGTCGTAATAGGGGCTGCAGCCAATGGAGCAACACTTATCGTAGCTCGCGATGGTTCAGGTATTGAAAGTCTTGAAGACTTTGGTGGTAAATCATTCTGTACTCCTGGTAATGGTTGCACACACAATGTTCAATTAGAAATTATGTTAAAGGAACTTGGATTAGAATCTAACCGTGTTGGCGGTACTGTAGAGCACCAATCTCGTATTAATCCAGCAAGTATGATTGGAATGTTTGAACAAGGACAAATTGACGCTGCAGCAGCTCCAGAGCCATGGGGAACATATCTTGTAGAAGAATTAGGTGCTAAAGTAATCGCAGAGTGGGATGATGTTTTCTTAGGTGAAACATTACCAAGTGTTGTCATTGTAACGACTAACAAATATTTAGAAGAAAATCCTGATATTGTAGATGCTGTTTTACGCGGTCACAAATCTTCAGTTAATTTCGCTCATGAGAACACAGATGAAACATTAGAAACGGTTAATGACTTACTCTATAACCTTACTCAAAACCGTTTGCCTGAACAGGTATTACAAAATGCATGGACTAGAATGGCTGTAACAACTGAAACTCATGCAGATGCTTTACAAGCATGGGCTGATGCTTCATATGAACTTAAGTTTATGGATAAAGAACCTAACCTAGATGGTTTCGTCGATACAAGTCGATTAGATGCTATTATGGGTCAGTAA
- the hemY gene encoding protoporphyrinogen oxidase, whose translation MNQESKRVAIIGGGITGLTIAYYLQKETLAKGLPIEYNLYELNNKLGGKIDTDYTKGFVIEKGPDSFLARKLSASKLAKEVGLEKELVYNDTGQSYVLKGNELYPIPGGAIMGIPTKIGPFATTKLFSPLGKVRAAADVFIPRTSDPNQDQSLGSFFRKRLGNEVVDNLIEPLLSGIYAGDIDRLSLMATFPQFHQVEQKHRSLILGMKKSIPKPPKIVQPAKPKGMFLSFKRGLSSFVDSIENHLDEDSVNKGLGVEKITQNADKSFEIRLTNGESETYDRVVVTTPQHVTRNMLREYDFLSYLEEMPSTSVATVALAFPLDKLDVEVTGTGFLVAKKSDYSITACTWTHKKWKHSTPEGYALLRCYVGRFGDDAIVNESDETILHVVLNDLKRTMNIEAPPEFYRITRWKESMPQYMVGHKQKIDYLKKKVATELQGLYVAGAPYEGLGLPDCIDQGEKVTEQILASLK comes from the coding sequence GTGAACCAGGAATCAAAGCGGGTTGCTATTATTGGTGGAGGGATTACAGGATTAACTATTGCTTATTATTTACAAAAGGAAACATTAGCAAAGGGTCTTCCTATCGAATATAACCTTTATGAATTAAATAATAAACTCGGTGGTAAGATTGATACAGACTATACTAAGGGCTTTGTTATTGAAAAGGGCCCAGATTCTTTTTTAGCTAGAAAATTAAGTGCCTCTAAACTAGCGAAGGAAGTAGGGTTAGAGAAAGAGCTTGTTTATAATGATACTGGACAATCATATGTGTTAAAGGGCAACGAACTGTATCCGATTCCAGGTGGTGCAATTATGGGTATTCCAACAAAGATTGGCCCATTTGCAACGACAAAGCTTTTTTCTCCTCTTGGTAAAGTGAGGGCTGCCGCTGATGTTTTCATTCCTAGAACATCGGATCCTAATCAGGACCAATCTTTAGGATCTTTCTTTCGCAAGCGTTTAGGTAACGAGGTTGTAGATAATTTAATAGAACCTCTTCTTTCTGGGATCTATGCTGGAGACATTGATAGATTAAGCTTAATGGCTACCTTTCCACAATTTCATCAAGTGGAACAAAAGCATCGAAGTTTAATCTTAGGTATGAAAAAATCAATACCAAAACCTCCTAAAATTGTTCAGCCAGCTAAGCCAAAGGGGATGTTTTTATCCTTCAAACGGGGGCTTAGTTCTTTCGTAGACAGTATCGAAAATCATTTAGATGAAGATTCGGTTAACAAGGGGCTAGGGGTAGAAAAAATTACACAAAATGCTGACAAATCCTTTGAAATTCGATTAACCAATGGTGAAAGCGAAACCTATGACCGAGTAGTTGTTACAACACCTCAACATGTTACAAGAAATATGTTACGAGAGTATGATTTCCTTAGTTATTTAGAAGAAATGCCGTCAACATCAGTAGCAACAGTTGCTTTGGCGTTTCCACTAGATAAATTAGATGTAGAAGTAACAGGTACTGGATTTTTGGTGGCTAAAAAGAGTGATTACTCAATTACTGCCTGTACATGGACTCATAAAAAATGGAAACATTCAACTCCAGAAGGCTATGCATTACTTAGATGTTACGTAGGTCGCTTTGGTGATGATGCAATTGTAAATGAGTCAGATGAAACGATTTTACATGTAGTATTAAATGACTTAAAGAGAACGATGAATATTGAGGCACCACCTGAATTCTATCGTATTACTAGATGGAAGGAATCGATGCCTCAATACATGGTCGGGCATAAGCAGAAAATAGACTATTTAAAAAAGAAGGTAGCTACAGAATTACAAGGATTATATGTTGCTGGAGCACCATATGAAGGACTTGGATTACCTGATTGCATTGACCAAGGCGAGAAGGTAACAGAGCAAATATTAGCATCATTAAAGTAA
- the hemH gene encoding ferrochelatase, whose protein sequence is MAKKTIGLLVMAYGTPRSLEEVEPYYTHIRRGRKPSQEALDELTERYEAIGGISPLAKITLAQAEGLEAKLNKEYDDVTFKMYLGLKHIDPFIEDAVHQMKEDGIEEAISIVLAPHFSTFSVKSYNGRAKEESEKIGGPVIHSIDSWYDEPKFIDYWVNQVKETMKKIEVEEKAVFIFSAHSLPEKIIAAGDPYPEQLKETADLVAKQANIKHYTIGWQSEGNTPEPWIGPDVQVLTRDLHEKEGYTTMVYCPVGFVADHLEVLYDNDYECKVVTDELGLQYLRPEMPNAKEEFIDCLATVVTQKLNEKVRVN, encoded by the coding sequence ATGGCAAAGAAAACAATCGGACTTCTTGTTATGGCATATGGTACTCCTAGAAGTTTAGAGGAAGTTGAGCCTTATTATACACATATACGCCGCGGGCGAAAGCCGTCTCAAGAAGCATTAGATGAACTTACAGAAAGGTACGAAGCAATAGGCGGAATTAGCCCCCTTGCTAAAATTACATTAGCACAAGCTGAAGGCTTAGAAGCTAAATTAAATAAAGAGTATGATGATGTTACATTTAAAATGTATCTTGGTTTAAAGCATATTGACCCATTTATTGAGGATGCTGTACATCAAATGAAGGAGGACGGTATTGAGGAAGCAATTAGTATTGTTTTAGCACCTCACTTCTCTACGTTTAGTGTGAAGTCTTACAATGGCCGTGCGAAGGAAGAGTCTGAAAAGATTGGTGGACCAGTTATTCATAGTATTGATAGTTGGTATGATGAGCCGAAGTTTATAGATTATTGGGTAAATCAGGTAAAAGAAACAATGAAGAAAATAGAGGTTGAAGAGAAAGCGGTATTTATCTTCTCTGCTCATAGTTTACCTGAGAAAATCATTGCTGCTGGAGATCCGTACCCAGAGCAACTGAAGGAAACAGCAGACCTTGTAGCTAAGCAAGCTAATATTAAGCATTACACAATTGGCTGGCAAAGTGAGGGGAATACCCCAGAGCCTTGGATAGGTCCAGATGTACAAGTGTTGACGAGAGACTTACATGAAAAGGAAGGCTATACAACTATGGTTTATTGCCCTGTTGGTTTTGTAGCAGATCATTTAGAGGTTCTATATGATAATGACTATGAATGTAAAGTTGTTACAGATGAACTTGGACTACAATACCTACGTCCTGAAATGCCAAATGCAAAGGAAGAGTTTATAGATTGTCTTGCAACAGTAGTTACGCAAAAACTGAATGAGAAAGTTCGTGTCAACTAG
- the hemE gene encoding uroporphyrinogen decarboxylase yields MSNQVFNDNFLRACRGESVSHTPVWYMRQAGRSQPEYRKIKEKYSLFEITHQPELCAYVTKLPVDQYNNDAAILYKDIMTPLPAIGVDVEIKSGIGPVIDNPIRSKADVEKLGEINPEQDVPYVLDTIKLLREQLTVPLISFGGAPFTLASYMIEGGPSRNYHKTKAFMYSEPEAWHLLMDKLADTTITYVKSQIAAGAQAIQIFDSWVGTLNVQDYRTFVKPCMTKIFTALKGEGVPLIMFGVGASHLVNEWHDLPLDVVGLDWRLPIQEARAKGITKTVQGNLDPTILMAPWEVIEERAKAILDQGLQSDGSFIFNLGHGVFPEVKPDTLKRLTAFVHEYTSQK; encoded by the coding sequence ATGAGTAATCAAGTATTTAATGATAACTTTTTGAGAGCATGTAGAGGGGAGAGCGTTAGTCATACTCCAGTGTGGTATATGAGGCAAGCAGGACGTTCTCAACCAGAATACCGTAAAATTAAAGAGAAATATTCTCTATTTGAAATTACACATCAACCTGAGCTTTGTGCTTATGTAACAAAGCTACCAGTTGACCAATATAATAATGATGCAGCAATTCTTTATAAAGACATTATGACACCACTTCCAGCAATCGGCGTTGATGTAGAGATTAAATCAGGCATTGGTCCTGTCATCGATAATCCAATTCGTTCAAAAGCTGATGTTGAGAAATTAGGTGAAATTAACCCTGAACAAGATGTACCGTATGTACTAGATACGATCAAGCTTCTTCGTGAGCAGTTAACTGTACCTTTAATTAGCTTTGGTGGTGCACCTTTCACATTAGCAAGCTATATGATTGAAGGCGGTCCATCAAGAAATTATCATAAAACTAAGGCATTTATGTATTCAGAGCCAGAAGCTTGGCATTTATTAATGGACAAGCTAGCTGATACAACGATTACATATGTAAAATCACAAATTGCAGCTGGCGCGCAAGCAATTCAAATCTTTGATTCATGGGTAGGGACTTTAAATGTACAAGATTATCGCACATTTGTTAAACCATGTATGACGAAGATCTTCACTGCATTAAAAGGTGAAGGAGTGCCATTAATTATGTTCGGTGTAGGAGCAAGTCACTTAGTCAATGAATGGCATGACCTCCCATTAGATGTTGTAGGACTTGACTGGCGTTTGCCGATTCAAGAAGCAAGAGCAAAAGGTATAACGAAAACGGTACAAGGTAACCTAGACCCGACAATTCTTATGGCACCGTGGGAAGTTATTGAAGAAAGAGCGAAAGCAATTTTAGACCAGGGATTACAGTCAGATGGTAGTTTTATCTTTAATCTTGGGCATGGGGTATTCCCAGAAGTTAAACCTGATACATTGAAAAGATTAACAGCATTTGTACATGAATATACATCTCAAAAATAA
- a CDS encoding EAL domain-containing protein, with product MKAKTKANTRSRKQIPFDDLYPFFQPIIGADQRAIAGYEILGRRKTRDTLSSLGPYFNDPNIAVPEKIRVDSIIRKKALQTITQQKMKENCLYFFNINPLLFTEEFDEEFYLSLLNSERKGINYSQIVIEITEDSFAENERRIKKQLNKYRELGCKIAIDDVGKGFSNLERIASINPNILKIDLLLVQRSTNSSSYRNVLHALSVLSQKLGASLLFEGIETLENVKNAWKNGAQYYQGYFFAKPQPSLVPDISNSKTLNAQLEFMIQKEVERLNQHFSFEEHFNALLSDNISSVNFDDYDKSIQKITRFLPENCYRVYLCDRLGYQKSANHIKNQTKDWAIENEYLNKNWSWRPYFLQNIVSMSMNQKGYLSDSYCDLETNKLTQTFSYPIEQNLYLFIDIKNTHGIKS from the coding sequence ATGAAGGCAAAAACAAAAGCGAACACAAGAAGCAGAAAACAAATACCTTTTGATGATTTGTACCCTTTCTTTCAACCTATTATCGGTGCTGACCAAAGAGCAATTGCAGGCTATGAAATATTGGGAAGAAGAAAGACTAGAGACACCCTCTCTAGTCTTGGTCCCTATTTCAATGATCCTAATATAGCTGTTCCAGAAAAAATTAGAGTCGATTCAATTATAAGAAAGAAGGCATTACAAACAATCACACAACAAAAAATGAAAGAGAATTGCCTTTATTTTTTTAATATTAATCCTCTACTCTTTACAGAAGAATTTGATGAAGAATTTTATTTATCATTGCTGAATAGCGAAAGAAAAGGGATAAATTACTCACAAATTGTTATAGAAATAACTGAGGATTCTTTTGCTGAAAATGAGAGAAGGATTAAAAAACAGCTAAATAAATACCGTGAATTAGGTTGTAAAATAGCAATCGATGATGTTGGAAAAGGATTTAGTAACTTGGAAAGAATCGCTTCAATTAATCCGAATATACTGAAAATAGACCTACTTCTTGTACAAAGAAGTACAAATTCTAGCTCCTATCGAAATGTGCTACACGCCCTTTCCGTGCTCTCACAAAAACTAGGTGCCTCTCTATTATTTGAAGGAATTGAAACATTAGAAAATGTAAAGAATGCGTGGAAGAATGGAGCCCAATATTATCAAGGCTATTTTTTTGCCAAGCCACAACCTAGTTTAGTACCAGATATTAGCAATTCAAAAACCTTAAATGCTCAATTAGAATTTATGATTCAAAAAGAAGTTGAACGACTTAATCAGCACTTCTCTTTTGAAGAACATTTTAATGCATTACTTTCGGACAACATCAGCTCTGTCAATTTCGACGACTATGACAAATCAATTCAAAAGATTACTAGATTCTTGCCAGAGAACTGCTACAGAGTATATCTATGTGATCGCCTAGGTTACCAAAAATCAGCCAATCATATAAAAAATCAAACGAAAGATTGGGCTATTGAAAATGAATATCTAAATAAAAATTGGAGCTGGCGTCCATATTTTTTACAAAATATTGTTAGTATGAGTATGAATCAAAAAGGCTATTTGTCTGATTCTTACTGTGATCTTGAAACAAACAAATTAACACAAACATTTTCATATCCAATTGAACAAAACCTATACCTATTTATCGATATTAAAAACACCCATGGAATAAAATCCTAA